The DNA segment TAAATATTTGTAAACTAGTTTACAAATATTTATGTTGAAGGAATAAAGATGAAAATGGATATACTTAGTACTATTAAAAGCAGGGTAGGAGATGTTTCTCAAGTTGAGGATGTTTCCGGCAAAGAAAAGGCCCGATCAAGGTATAGACAACTTAAAGAGGAAATTAAGGCTCGGACTTTAGAGGAAGTTGTTAATAAACTGGAATTAGCCAAGGCGCTTTATGAGATAAAGAAGAATAAATTATACAGGTTTGATGGATATGATAGTTTTTATGAGTTTTGTTTAGATTATAAATTTAGTAGAACTATGATATACAGATATATTAAAATAGGTGCTTATTTAGAAAATGAAAATGTAAGTGAGCAAGATGTTATGCAGAGTTCTTTGAATAAAATTATTAATGATATAAGAGTTAAGAGAACCTCTTCAGAGTGCAAACCCGTTATTGTTAGATTTAAT comes from the Borrelia turicatae 91E135 genome and includes:
- a CDS encoding chromosome replication/partitioning protein, with the translated sequence MKMDILSTIKSRVGDVSQVEDVSGKEKARSRYRQLKEEIKARTLEEVVNKLELAKALYEIKKNKLYRFDGYDSFYEFCLDYKFSRTMIYRYIKIGAYLENENVSEQDVMQSSLNKIINDIRVKRTSSECKPVIVRFNLEDKEKQLILVKNKQKLEKFLLEYLLDNWESFMI